The sequence below is a genomic window from Deltaproteobacteria bacterium RBG_16_64_85.
CAAGGGCGGCCGCGCCTTCCGTGACCTCGAGATTGAGGAGAAGATCCTCACGTCGGCTTACACATGCGGCTACGGCGCGCAGTTCGGCGGCAAGTACTTCGCCCTCGATGTCCGTGTGATTCGCCTGCCGCGTCATGGCGCCTCCTGCCCGCTGGGGATGGGCGTCTCCTGCTCCGCCGACCGCAACATCAAGGCCAGGATCAACAAGAACGGCATCTGGCTGGAGAAGATGGAGAAGAACCCGGGACGGCTGATCCCCGAGAAGTATCGAAAGAAGCACGATCACGGCATCGTCAAGATCGACCTCAACCGGCCGATGAGGGAGATCCTGGCCGAGCTGTCCAAATATCCGGTCACCACGCAGCTATCCCTCACAGGTACCATCATCGTCGGACGCGATATCGCCCATGCAAAACTCAAGGAGCGGATCGACCGCGGGGAAGACCTGCCGCAGTACCTGAAGGACCACCCCATCTACTACGCCGGTCCTGCCAAGACCCCCAAGGGAATGCCCTCGGGCTCCTTCGGACCGACCACCGCGGGCCGCATGGATTCCTACGTGGACCTGTTCCAGTCGCATGGAGGATCGCTCGTCATGATTGCGAAGGGGAACCGCAGCCAGCAGGTGACGGACGCCTGCAAGAAGTACGGCGGATTCTATCTGGGCTCCATCGGCGGGCCCGCCGCCCTGCTCGCACAGGAGAATATCAAGAAGGTCGAAGTACTGGAGTACCCCGAACTGGGCATGGAGGCCATCTGGAAGATCGAGGTGGTCGACTTCCCGGCGTTCATCCTGGTGGACGACAAGGGGAACGACTTCTACAAGCAGCTGGGATAAGCGTGGGCGGGGGACGCTCCTGGCGATATAAGGCGCAAGCATCAGGAATGTCCCCCGAAAGCGCATTCTCCTCTCGCGAACGCCTGCGAGAGTGGACGTATCCTGAAAGAGTTCGCCAAGTTAGCAACAAAACGCTTTTTTAGACGGGCTCACTCTCCGGTTTTTCGCAGAAAATACTTGACACTATCCCGTTAACCATTATTATGGCCGCTAGTGGGTAATTGTGGGGAAAGGTGGGTTCAGCGGCCACCATGATCTTCCGAGGACGTTTCGAATATACCATCGATCCGAAGGGCAGGGTGAACATCCCCGCCCCCTTCCGGGAGCAGCTCCAGGAAACCGGCCAGGAATCGTTCGTCATCACCAATTACTCGGGCTGCATTTACGCCTATCCTGCCGACGACTGGGCGCGGATCGAGGAAAAGCTTTCCTCCGTCTCCAGCGTCGACAGGAAGCTCAACACCTTCCTCCGGTTTTTCGTCGGCGGAGCCGTGGAGACCGTTCCGGACAAGCAGGGCAGGATCCTCATCCCCTCCTCGCTTCGCACGTATGCAGGCCTCGAAAAAGACGTCGTCATCACCGGTATGCCGAATCGCTTCGAAATCTGGGCGCGCGAACAGTGGGTGGAGGAGATCGGCCGGTTCGAGAAGGAAGGGTTCGAAGATCCCGAGCTGGAGCGGGAGATCAAGTCGCTCAGGATCTGATCGTTGTCCGCGGGACATATCCCCGTTCTTTTACAGGAGATGTTGAGACTGCTTTCCCCCGCCCCGGGAGAGGTTTTTTTGGACGGCACGGCAGGCGCGGGCGGACACGCGGAGGAAATTGCGCGGAGGATCGGGCCTGGCGGAATCCTGGTCTGCGCCGACGCGGACCCCGGCATGCTGGTCGTCGCCTCCGAGCGCCTCGGCGCGTTTCCTTGCGTCCGACTGGTC
It includes:
- a CDS encoding fumarate hydratase (catalyzes the formation of malate from fumerate), which encodes MAEFQYQDPFPLGKDGTKYRLLTREYVSVAKFKRSEVLVVNPEGLSFLANQAMRDVSFLLRPAHLEKVAAILSDPESSPNDRGVAISMLRNAEVAAKFILPFCQDTGTATIVGKKGQQVWTGGKDEEFLSKGVFKTYTEENLRYSQTVPLTMYEEVNSGCNLPAQIDLYAADGMEYKFLFVAKGGGSANKTYLFQETKALLNSASLEKFLVEKMKTLGTAACPPYHLAFVVGGTSAETCLKTVKLASTGYLDHLPTAGNKGGRAFRDLEIEEKILTSAYTCGYGAQFGGKYFALDVRVIRLPRHGASCPLGMGVSCSADRNIKARINKNGIWLEKMEKNPGRLIPEKYRKKHDHGIVKIDLNRPMREILAELSKYPVTTQLSLTGTIIVGRDIAHAKLKERIDRGEDLPQYLKDHPIYYAGPAKTPKGMPSGSFGPTTAGRMDSYVDLFQSHGGSLVMIAKGNRSQQVTDACKKYGGFYLGSIGGPAALLAQENIKKVEVLEYPELGMEAIWKIEVVDFPAFILVDDKGNDFYKQLG
- a CDS encoding division/cell wall cluster transcriptional repressor MraZ — encoded protein: MFRGRFEYTIDPKGRVNIPAPFREQLQETGQESFVITNYSGCIYAYPADDWARIEEKLSSVSSVDRKLNTFLRFFVGGAVETVPDKQGRILIPSSLRTYAGLEKDVVITGMPNRFEIWAREQWVEEIGRFEKEGFEDPELEREIKSLRI